A portion of the Anoxybacillus gonensis genome contains these proteins:
- a CDS encoding HD domain-containing protein has product MRRVTLTDIFLHPITQKYLKRSGVAHAIATAYHAYRLALQYGVNVDLATKAALLHDIGHYEWYSNGTWDYETYKQNDIHAIKGAERAHKLLIRLGEHPQHAKEIALAILLHTDSYLPEGELKRKPLQTIVKLADEADEEPGGKHHYRQIDDELALKKIQQLDRMVEQQLQRNALDQIS; this is encoded by the coding sequence ATGAGACGTGTCACATTAACTGACATCTTCCTTCACCCCATCACCCAAAAATATTTAAAACGTTCAGGCGTCGCGCACGCCATTGCGACCGCATATCATGCGTATCGCCTTGCCTTGCAATATGGAGTGAATGTTGATTTAGCGACAAAAGCCGCATTGCTTCATGATATCGGGCATTATGAATGGTACTCTAATGGAACATGGGACTATGAAACATATAAACAAAACGACATTCATGCGATTAAAGGGGCGGAGCGAGCGCATAAACTGCTTATTCGACTCGGTGAACATCCTCAACACGCCAAAGAAATCGCCCTCGCCATTTTGCTTCATACCGATTCGTATCTTCCAGAAGGAGAACTAAAACGAAAACCGCTTCAAACGATCGTGAAGCTCGCCGATGAAGCAGATGAAGAACCGGGTGGCAAACATCATTATCGCCAAATCGATGACGAACTCGCTTTAAAAAAAATTCAACAGCTCGATCGCATGGTCGAACAACAACTACAACGTAACGCTCTCGACCAAATTAGCTAA
- the metC gene encoding cystathionine beta-lyase, with translation MDIQTKLVHNQWQIDTQTGAVSVPIHHASTFHQFDFDTFGKYDYSRSGNPTREALEETIAELEGGVSGFAFASGMAAISTAFLLLSKGDHVLITDDVYGGTYRIITDVLSRFGIEHTFVDMTDLDAVARHIRPNTKVIYMETPSNPLLKITDIRGVVKLAKAHGCLTFLDNTFATPLLQRPLDLGVDVVLHSATKFLAGHSDVIAGLAVVKDERLAKQLRKLQYSFGAVLGVQDAWLVLRGLKTLHVRLEHSSRSAMQLAQFLHRHPKVAHVYYPGLSHHEGHVIHREQARGFGAVLSFELEDEQAVRTFVQHAHIPIFAVSLGAVESILSYPAKMSHAAMPKAERLRRGITDGLLRISVGLEAMDDLMADFEQALSYV, from the coding sequence GTGGATATACAAACAAAGCTCGTTCACAATCAATGGCAAATTGATACGCAAACGGGGGCAGTGAGTGTCCCGATTCATCATGCGTCGACGTTTCATCAGTTTGATTTTGATACGTTTGGCAAGTACGATTATAGCCGTTCTGGCAACCCGACGCGTGAGGCGCTTGAGGAAACGATTGCGGAACTGGAGGGGGGCGTCAGCGGTTTTGCGTTCGCATCGGGCATGGCGGCCATTTCTACGGCATTTTTATTATTGTCAAAAGGCGATCACGTACTGATTACCGATGACGTATATGGTGGAACGTATCGCATCATCACGGACGTATTGAGCCGATTTGGCATTGAACATACGTTTGTTGATATGACCGATTTAGATGCGGTGGCGCGTCACATTCGTCCAAATACGAAAGTCATTTATATGGAAACGCCGTCCAATCCGCTTTTGAAAATTACAGATATTCGTGGGGTTGTGAAGCTTGCGAAAGCGCACGGTTGTTTGACGTTTTTAGATAATACGTTTGCGACTCCTTTGTTGCAGCGTCCGCTTGATCTCGGTGTCGATGTCGTTTTGCATAGCGCAACGAAATTTTTAGCAGGTCATAGCGATGTCATTGCTGGACTTGCGGTTGTGAAAGACGAGCGTCTCGCAAAACAGCTTCGCAAACTGCAATATTCGTTTGGGGCCGTGCTCGGTGTGCAAGATGCGTGGCTTGTGTTGCGTGGATTAAAAACGTTGCACGTTCGGTTAGAGCATTCGTCTCGTTCAGCTATGCAATTGGCGCAATTTTTACATCGTCATCCGAAAGTGGCACATGTATATTATCCAGGGCTTTCGCATCATGAGGGGCACGTCATTCATCGCGAACAAGCGCGCGGATTTGGGGCGGTGTTGTCGTTTGAATTGGAAGATGAACAAGCGGTGCGGACGTTCGTCCAACATGCGCACATTCCCATTTTTGCGGTCAGTTTAGGGGCGGTCGAATCGATTTTATCGTATCCAGCGAAAATGTCGCATGCGGCGATGCCGAAAGCGGAACGCCTTCGTCGCGGCATTACGGATGGTTTGTTGCGCATAAGCGTTGGACTTGAGGCAATGGATGATTTAATGGCCGATTTTGAACAGGCGTTATCGTATGTATAG